From the Pseudarthrobacter sp. MM222 genome, one window contains:
- a CDS encoding metallophosphoesterase family protein, producing MPLRLLFVSDTHVPHRARNLPSQVWAAVESADVVFHAGDWVTAGLLDEFESRSRRLIAVYGNNDGPELRSRLPETTSVTLEGVRFSMVHETGPAKGREQRCEALYPDADVLVFGHSHIPWDTICPKGLRLLNPGSPTDRRRQPVCTYLTASVDGGALADVRLVEVHKD from the coding sequence ATGCCGCTGCGCCTCCTGTTCGTCTCCGATACGCACGTCCCCCACCGGGCCCGGAACCTTCCCTCCCAGGTATGGGCCGCCGTCGAGAGCGCCGATGTGGTGTTCCACGCCGGCGACTGGGTGACGGCCGGCCTGCTGGACGAATTCGAGTCCCGCAGCCGCCGGCTGATTGCCGTCTACGGCAACAACGATGGCCCGGAGCTTCGCAGTCGGCTGCCGGAAACCACGTCCGTGACCCTGGAGGGAGTGCGGTTCTCAATGGTGCACGAGACGGGCCCGGCCAAAGGCCGGGAGCAACGGTGCGAGGCCCTGTATCCGGACGCCGACGTCCTGGTCTTCGGACATAGCCACATCCCCTGGGACACGATCTGCCCGAAGGGCCTCCGCTTGCTGAACCCCGGCTCCCCTACCGACCGCCGGCGCCAGCCCGTCTGCACCTACCTCACGGCAAGCGTCGACGGCGGAGCGCTGGCGGATGTCCGGCTCGTGGAGGTCCACAAGGATTGA
- a CDS encoding mycothiol transferase → MKSNELLLDAFGRIRETVAATLEGVSHESLVRRPAGTGNSIAWLIWHLGRVEDAQLASAAGLEQVWTSQGFAGRFDLPLPKRDTGYGHSSRQVDAVQAAPELLLEYYDAVHRPTVEYVEALGDGDFDRIVDTRWDPPVTLGVRLISTIADCLQHAGQAAYVKGLNPNENPRDR, encoded by the coding sequence ATGAAATCCAACGAATTGCTGCTGGACGCTTTCGGCCGGATCCGTGAAACCGTGGCCGCCACACTGGAAGGGGTCAGCCACGAGTCCCTGGTCCGGCGTCCCGCTGGCACCGGAAACTCGATCGCGTGGTTGATCTGGCACCTCGGCCGTGTAGAGGACGCGCAACTCGCCTCCGCCGCGGGCCTGGAGCAGGTCTGGACCTCGCAGGGGTTTGCCGGCCGCTTCGACTTGCCGTTGCCCAAACGCGACACGGGCTACGGCCATTCCAGCCGCCAGGTCGACGCAGTGCAGGCCGCGCCGGAGCTGTTGCTCGAGTACTACGACGCCGTCCACCGGCCGACCGTGGAGTATGTGGAGGCGCTCGGCGACGGCGACTTCGACCGCATCGTCGACACGCGCTGGGACCCGCCCGTCACTCTCGGGGTGCGGCTGATCAGCACAATTGCCGATTGCCTCCAGCACGCGGGCCAGGCCGCGTACGTCAAGGGCCTGAACCCGAACGAAAACCCGAGGGATCGCTAG